The DNA segment GGCCGGACATCGGCCCACCTCGTGGTGAGTCCGCCCTCGGTGAGAATCACCACGAGCGCGGCAAGGCCGAGACTCTGGGTCAGTTCGGCGTTCTCGAACTGGACGGCGAAACCCGTCTCGCCGATCAGTACCCCGATGCCGAGGTAGAGCAGCAGTGAGGGAAGACCGAGCCTGCTGGATACCCTGACCGCGAGCGCGGCGGCGAGCAACACGACGGCAGCGATGCCGAGCACGATCGGCAACGACTCCATGCCGCCTCCGCTCAACGGCCACTCACTCGCGCTGTCGTGGGTTTTCCACAATAGATCGCAGCAGTGCGGTCAACCGTCGCGAACCGTCGGGCGGCGGGTCCCGCAATTCGACGACCTTATCGCGAGAACGCTGTCCCCTGACCACGACGACATCGCGAGCGCGCACCCCGAACGCGGCGGCGAGCGCCTTGCACAGCGCTTCATTGGCCTTGCCGTCGACGGCGGGCGCCGGCACGGCGACGATCAGCGCGTCGCCGAGGGAACCGGACCACTGGCCCCCCACCGCT comes from the Prauserella marina genome and includes:
- a CDS encoding DUF167 domain-containing protein, which translates into the protein MAGLRFAVRVKPGAKREAVGGQWSGSLGDALIVAVPAPAVDGKANEALCKALAAAFGVRARDVVVVRGQRSRDKVVELRDPPPDGSRRLTALLRSIVENPRQRE